A DNA window from Rhineura floridana isolate rRhiFlo1 chromosome 11, rRhiFlo1.hap2, whole genome shotgun sequence contains the following coding sequences:
- the LOC133367816 gene encoding olfactory receptor 14A16-like — MANQSTVTAFLLMGFSNDRDEQILYFVMFLCIYLIALVGNFLIIIAVALNPEFHTPMYFFLVNLSLTDIGYITVTIPKSMASSLTDNRLISFAGCVAQVFFFQAFAGSELALLTIMAYDRYVAICHPLQYQLIMNWNACTQMAAASWISTLIHASLQTSVTFTLDFCRSNIIGLYFCDIPQLIKISCTNTKVNQILIFVIAIPVDLFCVGIIFASYGYIFSAVMRIPSVQGRYKAFSTCTPHLTVFSLFVTTAWFSYLRPKTLSSPIVDLVSAVLYTVLQPVLNPIIYSLRNKDIQEAVWKIPKKIIHLLR, encoded by the coding sequence atggCCAACCAATCTACGGTAACAGCGTTCCTCCTGATGGGATTTTCCAATGACAGGGATGAGCAGATTTTGTATTTTGTGATGTTTCTCTGTATTTATTTAATAGCCTTAGTGGGAAATTTTCTCATCATCATTGCTGTAGCCCTGAACCCTGAGTTTCACACCCCAATGTACTTCTTTTTGGTCAACCTGTCACTGACAGACATTGGCTACATCACAGTCACCATCCCCAAATCCATGGCCTCTTCTTTGACAGACAACAGACTGATTTCTTTTGCCGGCTGTGTTGCCCAGGTGTTCTTCTTTCAAGCCTTTGCGGGTTCTGAGCTTGCCTTGCTCACCATCATGGCTTATGACCGTTATGTTGCAATCTGTCATCCTCTACAATATCAACTAATCATGAACTGGAATGCCTGCACCCAAatggcagctgcttcctggatAAGCACTCTGATCCATGCATCATTACAAACCAGTGTCACTTTCACGCTGGATTTCTGTAGGTCCAATATTATTGGGTTGTATTTCTGTGATATCCCTCAGTTGATTAAGATTTCTTGTACTAATACAAAAGTTAACCAAATTCTGATTTTTGTCATTGCGATCCCGGTGGATTTATTTTGTGTTGGGATCATCTTTGCTTCCTATGGCTATATCTTCTCTGCTGTGATGAGGATCCCATCTGTTCAAGGAAGATATAAAGCTTTCTCTACCTGCACTCCCCACCTGACTGTCTTTTCTTTATTTGTCACCACAGCTTGGTTTTCATATTTGAGACCTAAAACACTTTCCTCCCCCATTGTAGACTTGGTTTCTGCTGTACTGTATACAGTTTTGCAACCAGtcctgaatcccatcatttacAGTTTAAGGAACAAGGACATCCAAGAGGCAGTGTGGAAAATACCAAAAAAAATTATACATCTCCTCAGATAA